The region TTGATCTATGCGCACAGCGGCCCGAACCCATTCCGTTCTTCGGCGAGCTGGGGTCGATCAACCCGGTCTTTGTCCTGCCCGCCGCAGCCTCCGCCCGCGGCGCAGAGATCGGGGCGGGGTGGGCCGCGTCGCTGACGATGGGGGCAGGGCAGTTCTGCACGAACCCGGGCGTGGTTGTGGTCACCGACGGCCCCGGTGCCGATGCCTTCCGCGATGCCGCTGTCGCCGCCTTGCACGAAAGCCCTGCCCAAACAACGCTAACGGCGGGGATCGCCGATGCCTATTTCGACGGGCGTGATCGTATCGCGCGCGCGGGGTGTACGCGCGCGCTCGTCTCTTCGGATCGGGGCGAGGCGCGCCGTGTCACCCCCGCTGTCTTCGAGGTCTCCGGCACCGATTGGCTGAACAGCGACGCGCTGGCGCATGAGGTCTTCGGGCCGCTTGGCATTATTGTGCGCGTGGCCGATGCGGATGAGATGGCCGCGGTTGCCAAAGGGCTGGACGGGCAGCTGACCTGCACGTTGCAAATGGACGCGGGCGATACCGCTGCCGCCAAGGCCTTGATGCCGGTGCTAGAGCGCAAGGCAGGGCGGATATTGGCCAACGGTTTTCCCACGGGCGTGGAGGTCAGCGGCGCGATGGTCCACGGCGGGCCCTATCCCGCGTCGACCAACTTTGGCGCGACCTCGGTCGGGACGCTGGCCATCCGCCGTTTCCTGCGCCCCGTCTGCTACCAAGACCTTCCGGCAGAGCTGCTGCCGGTTGTTTGACCCTGTGCGGGGCAGCGGCGCGTTGGGGGTAAGCCGCTGATAAACTTGATGTATACAAATAATTACAAATAAACTTGACGCATTACAAATACTAACGACATATTTCACGTCAGGGAGAATCTGGTCAGGCACGTATCTGGTCAGGCAACAATCAGGGAGGACTACCATGTCATTTTTTACCAAGACAGCACAGCTTGTTTCGGGTGCCGCCGTTGCTGCGACGCTCTTTACCGCGACCGCGCAGGCCGAGACGGTTCTGCGGGGGGCCAGCATGTTCGACGAGGAACATGCCTTCACCAAAACCCTGCGTAAATTCGAGGAGCTGGTCGGCGAGAAGTACGACGGCGATGTAACGTTTGACTTACGTCTGAACGGGGAGCTTGGCGTCGAAAGCGATTACGTCACCTTCCTGAACCAGGGTGTGGCGATTGACTATACGATCCTTGCGCCGTCCAATATGGCCAAGTTCGCCCCGTCCATCCCGCTGATGGACATGCCGTTCCTGTTCCGCGATCTGGACCACTGGAATGCGGTCCTGTCCAGCGATGTGCTTGCGCCGCTGGAGGACGAGCTGCTGGAGAAGGCCGATATCAAGATCGTGGGCTACACCGGCGGGGGCACGCGCAATCTGCTGTCCAAACAACCTGTCGTGACCTTTGATGATCTGAAGGGACACAAGATGCGCGTCATGGGCGCGCCGATCCAGGCGCAGATCTTCCAGGCGTTGACAGCAGCCCCGTCGGCGATTGCCTATAACGAGGTTTACAACGCGATCCAGACCGGCGTCATCGCAGGGTTCGAGAACGAGGCCGCAAGCATTCAGAACCTCAAGTTCTACGAGGTGGCCCCGAACCTGACGCTGACGCGCCATTCGATCACCGTGCGCCCCATCGTGATGAGCGGCAAGACCTTCAACAGCCTGCCCGCAGACCTACAGGCCGTCGTGCTTGAAGCGGGCGAAGAGGCAGGGGCCTATGGCCGCGAGCTGGAATCGCGCGAGGACGGCGTTAAGCTGCAAGAGATGGTCGATGCGGGTCAGCTGACCGTGTCCGAATTTGAAAACCGCGACAAGATGCTGGAAATGGTCAAGCCGGTGCAGGATGCCTATGCCGCCGAGATCGGTGCATCGGACCTGCTTGAAGCGGTCCGCGCCAAGTAATCCCTGCGGATGCCCCCCTTGGGTTCTTGTGACCCGAGGGGGATTTTATTTTCACTCAAGTTGATCGGTAAGCACATGATCCTGCGTGGTCTGGAACTGCTCGCATCCTTGCTCCGCTTCGTTGTGGGGGTGCTGATGTTTTCACTGGCGATCCCCGTCGGGTTGCAGGTCATCGCGCGCTACACCGGGGTGATCCCCGTCTACCTATGGACCGAAGAACTGGCCACGTTCATCTTTGTATGGGTTGTGATGCTCGGGTCTGCCCTGGCGGTGTGGGAGGGGACGCATTTCGACGTTCAGGTTATCCCCGGCGCCAAACATCCGCTGCTGGCGTTCTTGCAGCAAGCGCTGGTGCTTGGGCTGGTCGCGGGGTTTGCGCTGTTGTTCGCATGGTACGGCATTGATTACGCCAAGTTCGGGGGCAACCAGACGTCGGTCATGATGCGGGCAAATCTGATGTTCACGCATATCTCTGTCCCGATCGCCGGCGTGCTTTGGGCGGTCTTTGCCCTTTACCGTTTGTATCAAGCATTTGCGGTCTACCGCACAGAGGGGCGGGCCGTATCATGATCGTTTCAACGGGCCTTGCCTGTCTTATTCTTGTGGGCGGTTTCATCCTGCTGGTAGCGTTGCGGGTGCCGGTCGCCTTTGCCTTGGGGATCGCGACAATTCCGATTGTGATGCTGGATATCCGGCTGACGCCCTTCATCGTCCTCGACCGGATGTTCCAGTCGTATAACTCGTTCATCCTGCTTGCGGTGCCGTTCTTTCTGTTGGCGGCGAACCTGATGAATTCGGGGTTGATCACGCAAAAGCTGATTGATTTTGCCCGCGTGCTGACCGGCTGGATGCCCGGAGGGTTGGGGCATGTGAATGTCGCCGTGTCGATGCTGTTTGCCGGTATCTCGGGGTCGTCCACGGCAGATGCGGCGGGCTGCGGCAAGATCCTGATCCCCGCGATGGTCAAAGAAGGCTATGACACCCGTTTTGCCATTGCGATCACGGCCTGTTCGTCCGTGATGGGGGTGATCATTCCGCCCAGTATCCTCATGGTGGTCTGGGGCGGGGTCATGCAGATTTCGGTCGGTGCGTTGTTTCTGGCGGGGGCCATTCCCGGCTTGCTGATCGGTTTTGCCCTGATGGCGACGGTCTATGGCTATGCCAAAAAGTACGACTACCCCGTCACCCTGCGGCCCACATTCGCGCAGTTCTGGTCGGCGTTCAAAGGCGCGGCGCTGGCGATGCTGACCCCGGTTCTGGTGATCGGCGGCATCGTGGGGGGCATTGTGACCCCCACCGAAAGCGCGATCATCGCGGCGGGCTATGCGTTGATCCTTGGGGTTTTCGTCTATCGTACCGTGTCGGTGCGGGATCTTGGCGGCATCTTTTATGACACGGGCCGTTTTGCGTCGATCTCGCTTTTTGCGATCGGGACGGCT is a window of Sulfitobacter pontiacus DNA encoding:
- a CDS encoding aldehyde dehydrogenase (NADP(+)) encodes the protein MELMGKHLIAGEWTGAAEQFSSDPADGEPRVFAAGTVDLVDRAAQAAEDAFDAYSATTAQDRAAFLNAIADEVDARIDTLALIGTQETGLPDARLRGETGRTSGQLRMFATHILEGKFLDARHDAALPDRTPLPRSDLRMIQRPIGPVAVFGASNFPLAFSTAGGDTASALAAGCPVVVRGHHAHPGTAEVVAAAIAAAITACDMPAGVFSLIQGGGLEVGQALVQHPLIKAVGFTGSLRGGRALFDLCAQRPEPIPFFGELGSINPVFVLPAAASARGAEIGAGWAASLTMGAGQFCTNPGVVVVTDGPGADAFRDAAVAALHESPAQTTLTAGIADAYFDGRDRIARAGCTRALVSSDRGEARRVTPAVFEVSGTDWLNSDALAHEVFGPLGIIVRVADADEMAAVAKGLDGQLTCTLQMDAGDTAAAKALMPVLERKAGRILANGFPTGVEVSGAMVHGGPYPASTNFGATSVGTLAIRRFLRPVCYQDLPAELLPVV
- a CDS encoding TRAP transporter substrate-binding protein encodes the protein MSFFTKTAQLVSGAAVAATLFTATAQAETVLRGASMFDEEHAFTKTLRKFEELVGEKYDGDVTFDLRLNGELGVESDYVTFLNQGVAIDYTILAPSNMAKFAPSIPLMDMPFLFRDLDHWNAVLSSDVLAPLEDELLEKADIKIVGYTGGGTRNLLSKQPVVTFDDLKGHKMRVMGAPIQAQIFQALTAAPSAIAYNEVYNAIQTGVIAGFENEAASIQNLKFYEVAPNLTLTRHSITVRPIVMSGKTFNSLPADLQAVVLEAGEEAGAYGRELESREDGVKLQEMVDAGQLTVSEFENRDKMLEMVKPVQDAYAAEIGASDLLEAVRAK
- a CDS encoding TRAP transporter small permease; the protein is MILRGLELLASLLRFVVGVLMFSLAIPVGLQVIARYTGVIPVYLWTEELATFIFVWVVMLGSALAVWEGTHFDVQVIPGAKHPLLAFLQQALVLGLVAGFALLFAWYGIDYAKFGGNQTSVMMRANLMFTHISVPIAGVLWAVFALYRLYQAFAVYRTEGRAVS
- a CDS encoding TRAP transporter large permease, coding for MIVSTGLACLILVGGFILLVALRVPVAFALGIATIPIVMLDIRLTPFIVLDRMFQSYNSFILLAVPFFLLAANLMNSGLITQKLIDFARVLTGWMPGGLGHVNVAVSMLFAGISGSSTADAAGCGKILIPAMVKEGYDTRFAIAITACSSVMGVIIPPSILMVVWGGVMQISVGALFLAGAIPGLLIGFALMATVYGYAKKYDYPVTLRPTFAQFWSAFKGAALAMLTPVLVIGGIVGGIVTPTESAIIAAGYALILGVFVYRTVSVRDLGGIFYDTGRFASISLFAIGTASAFGWMLAFYNVPRLIVDVLTAHELGVIGTSLIIAALFLFFGLFIDAIPTIIILGTVLLPVARAAGIDPVAFAIIGIISLAFGLVTPPYGLCLLISASIGGMNVVKVLRDVCIILAPMLVILLLVILFPQIALWLPRTLMPMSFQ